The Rhodopseudomonas palustris genome window below encodes:
- a CDS encoding ActR/PrrA/RegA family redox response regulator transcription factor — protein MNAIPELNDHADRSLLIVEDDKPFLERLSRAMETRGFAVTSCDSVSSGLAQIGKSAPAFAVVDLRLGDGNGLDVVSALKKERPDARAIVLTGYGNIATAVTAVKMGAVDYLSKPADADDVVAALLASGNEKSELPNNPMSADRVRWEHIQRIYEMCNRNVSETARRLNMHRRTLQRILAKRAPR, from the coding sequence GTGAATGCCATCCCCGAATTGAACGACCATGCCGATCGCTCGCTGCTGATCGTCGAGGACGACAAGCCGTTCCTCGAGCGGCTGTCACGGGCGATGGAAACCCGCGGCTTCGCCGTGACCTCGTGCGACAGCGTCTCCAGCGGCCTCGCCCAGATCGGCAAGTCGGCGCCGGCCTTCGCGGTGGTCGATCTGCGGCTCGGCGACGGCAACGGCCTCGACGTGGTGTCGGCGCTGAAGAAGGAGCGCCCCGACGCGCGCGCCATCGTGCTCACCGGCTACGGCAACATCGCCACCGCGGTGACCGCGGTGAAGATGGGTGCGGTCGACTATCTGTCGAAGCCGGCCGACGCCGACGACGTCGTCGCGGCGCTGCTGGCGAGCGGCAATGAGAAGTCCGAACTGCCGAACAATCCGATGTCGGCCGATCGCGTCCGCTGGGAGCACATCCAGCGGATCTACGAGATGTGCAACCGCAACGTCTCGGAAACCGCCCGCCGCCTCAACATGCACCGCCGCACTTTGCAGCGCATCCTGGCGAAACGCGCGCCGCGCTGA